ACATCAGCCAAAAGATCACTAGCTGTTGACTCATGGGAATAGGCACACTCAAAAGGTCGAGAAAATCAAATGAGTATGCCTGATCAGCATGATGCAATGAGGCCCACTGATGAAAATTAAGATTCAGCAGAGCGATGCCGACCAGCATGAAGACGCTGCCCAACAGCGTATAGAGGACGAACTTCAACGCGGCGTAATGACGTTCAGCTCCGCCGCCCCACAACTTAATCATGAAATAACTGGGGATCAGCATCAGTTCCCAGAACACGAAGAATAGGATCAAATCCAACGACACGAACACACCCATCGTCGTTGTCTCGAGCGCCAACAAGCACATCATGTACAATTTGACCTGATGCCGAATCGTATCCCATGAGTAGACTACGACCAGAACCGTCAGAAACGCCGTGAGACCGACGAACAGGACGCTAATTCCATCCACAGCCACGTGATAGCTGATACCCAGTGCAGGGATCCATGGCACGCGCTCCGTGAACTGCATGGCGGCCGACTCCGGTACAAAGCGAAGCAGGACAAATATACAAAGAGCAAGCTCCACAAGGGCGATGGTGAGGGCCGCACTCCTGACCGTATCCTCGTCTTCAATCACCCACAGGATAGTGGCCCCGACCAGAGGGAGAAAGAGGATGCAGGACAAAATTGGGAACCCAGCCGTGAGCTCTTCGAGCATAATGATAGCCTGTGTGCCGCTGACCTACATCTGAACGACTAGCTGAACAACCACCGCCAGGAGAAAAAGACCCGCAACAATGATGGCCGCATAGTGGTGAACCATGCCACTCTGCATTTTTCGTCCTTCGCGAGCTGCCAGATGGTTGCCATATCCAATGACATTCAACCCGGCATAGACAATGTACTTCTCAATCCACGTTGACCCAGCGGCGCCCCAATCGGCGAGTCGACCTACCGCGCGCACCACACCGTCGATGACGGTGCGATCAAACCAGTACAATGCCATACCGAGGCGTTTCGTCGGCTCGACGAACAGCAGGTCATACAACTCATCGACATAGTATTTGTTCAAGAGCGTTCGATACATCCCCGAAAACTTCTCCGCCCAATTGTCTGCAGTGACCGGACTTACCGCATACAGGAAATGGGCGAGTCCCCAGCCGATCACGGCAATGGCGACCGCCAGACCCATTAACAGAAATACCAGCCCTGTGCTGGCCTCATGTTCTTCCGCAACTCCGACAACCGGAGCCAAAAATCCATGCAGCCACCCATGTTCCGGAGGAAACCCGAGGGCTAATCCGCCCACTCCGGATAGAAAGGCCAGCACCATCAAAGGTGCGACCATGACCATGGGCGACTCATGCACGTGCTCTTCCGCATGGTGATCCATCCTCGAAGAGCCATAGAACGTGAGGTACGTGAGCCGAAACATGTAAAACGATGTCATCAATGCACCAATCGCGGCCATGGTATAGAGGAGGTAGTGATGATTCATGAAGGCGTGGGCCATGATTTCATCCTTGCTCCAGAATCCAGCTAGAGGAGGCAACCCAGCGATGGCGATCGTACCAATCAGGAAGACACGATAGGTCCAGGGAATACGCTTGCTTAGCCCACCCATCTTCCGAATATCCTGTTCCCCGGATAGTGCGTGAATGACAGATCCCGCAGCCAAAAATAGCAACGCCTTAAAGAACGCGTGGGTCATGACATGAAATACCGCTGCGGTGTAGGCACCAACCCCGCAACCCAGGAACATGTATCCCAGCTGGCTCACAGTGGAATAGGCCAACACGCGCTTGATATCGGTTTGGACGAGTCCGATGGTCGCGGCAAACAATGCGGTGCCACCACCTACCAACGCCACCACGGACATGGCAACGGGAGAAAGATCAAAAATCACGTGGTTCCGCACGATCATATACACACCCGCCGTTACCATGGTAGCCGCATGAATGAGGGCGCTGACCGGTGTTGGACCTTCCATCGCATCGGGCAACCACGTGTGAAGAGGCAATTGCGCCGACTTGCCTACGGCTCCCACTAATAGGCATAAGGCAATCGCTGTGGCCATCTCCGGAGACAGTTGGCCGACCTGCGCAAAGACCTTGGTATAGTCCAGGGTACGGAAGTTGACGAACACTAAGAAGATGGCGACCAGAAAACCTGCATCCCCGATTCGGTTGACGACAAATGCTTTCGTCGCAGCTTTCGCGGCGGAGACCTTGTCATAGTAATAGCCGATCAACAGATAGGAACAGAGCCCTACCCCCTCCCACCCGATGAAGAGCACCAAATAGTTGTTCCCCATGACGAGCAGGAGCATGGAGACCATGAACAAATTCATATACGTGAAGAATCGTGTAAACCCGGCTTCCCCATGCATGTATCCGACGGAATAGACGTGGATCAGAAAACCTACACCGGTGACGACCAGCAACCAGGCACAGGTTAACGGATCCACCAGATAGGCAAGACTGACTGTCAGATCCCCCCCAAAAATCCATTGGTAAGCGATCACTTCGTGCGTCGTTCCAGTCCGCAATACATCCGTGAATACTGCCAGCGTGCAGAGAAACGACAGCCCGACCGATCCCCATGCGAGCCGATGGGCCATATCACGGGAATAACGACTCCCGAGCAGGCCGTTCAAAACGACTGCGGTCAACGGGAAAATCGGTATCAGTTTAATCAGCAAATCGGTGAGGTTCGACACGATATCCTATAGTTCTCCGTATCTTATGTCAGGGAATCATTCCCCAGATGGCCAATCACCTTGGAATCCTATGGGCGGGAATGACACACCGCGTAGGGAGCCCTCTGTTCTTCAACGATATCCCGCTACAGTAGTGTCCCAACGTTTTTGTCGTCATGAGATGAAACACCTTAATTGGCTTGATGTTCGAAGTTTCTCAACCTGGTGCCGACTTCAATCGCGCACCGAAATGCATGCTTAATCGAATCAATCACTCGCGAGATACAAATTGCTATTTTCCTCAACGTTGGGACAGCACTGATCCCGCTACCACTTTAAAAGGTTCATCTCATCAACATTAGTTGATATCTTGCCCCGAAAGACCACAATGATAATGGCCAGACCGACGGCGGCTTCACCAGCAGCAATGGCAATGACGAAAAGAGCGACCAGCTGTCCCGCCATAGATTCTAAATAGTGCGAAAATGCTACAAGATTAATGTTGGCGGCATTCAACATCATCTCAACCGACATGAGAACAATGATGAAATTGCGCCTCACAAGTACGCCAAGAAGCCCGGTTATGAACAATACGGCGCTCACCGCTGTGTAGGCAGAAAGGGGGATCATAAACGTTCTTCCTTGGGGTCCAGAGGCTTCGGCGTTTTGGCAAGGACAATGGCACCGATAATCGCCCCGAGCAGAAAGATACCGACGATTTCGAACTGCAAGATGTGGTCGCTGAACATCTTGATACCGACTGCATAGGTATCACCGTCTTGCAGTACTGCGCTTGCCGGAGCAGTACCCTTCGCACCATCGAACGGAGACTGCAGGAGGAGGAACAGCACATACACCGCCCCCAGGACCGCGGGCCCGACAAAATACAGAGCCGATGAATGGAAATAGCGTTCATCCGTTTTTAAATTCATCAACATCAACACAAACAGGTAGAGCACGAGAATGGCTCCGACATAGACAATGACCTGCACAGCCCATAAGAACTCTGCGTTCAAAAGGATGAACAGCCCTGACACGTGCAAAAGTAAGGCAAGTAGCGCGAGCGCGCAGTGAACGGGGTGGCGTAAGGACACCGTGAGGACGCCGGAGGCAATACTGACCAACGCGAAATACGCGAAAAACACCAACATCATGTGTTCAGCTCAGCTTAGATGCCTAGGAGGTTGTTGGGTAGCCTTCTGTACCGACTGAGGAAAGTAGTACCGGTATTCCCGGCTCTGCTCCACATCCTTTTCCTGATTATGGGCATAGAGGTATTTCTTCCCATCCTCAAGATAGCGCTCGCCGATATCATAAAGCCGCTTCTTATCGAACAACAGACTCCGTTTATCATGCGTCGAATATTCGTACATCTTGGTCATCGCCAATGCGTTGACCGGACAGGCCTCGACGCAATAGCCACAGAACACGCATTTCGTGATATCAATATAGAATTCACTTGCGTATCGTTGAAGGGGGCGGGTCGTATCCTCCGCACTGATCACCTTGATGCAGTGAGACGGGCACGCGACTTCACACAGATCACAACCGACACAGCGCTCCTGTCCGTCATCGTACCGAAGCAGACTCAGCGCTCCTCTGTGTGTATCAGGGATCGTTCGTTGCTCACGCGGATACTGAAACGTCATCGGCTTATGAAGCATGTGCCGAAAGGTCACTTTCATGGCGTCCCAGATCTCATAGAACAACGCTGCATGAAGGAGTTTCTTTGTCAGGGCAGCGACACTCATTGCAGCTCCTCGTCACAAACCAGTCACTGTACACATCCACTTACACCGGTTCAATACTGACCCACATCTGTTTGAACGACGGTACACCCGTCGTGATATCGATCGAAACCGTCAGCAAATCTTTCACAGGAGGTTCATTGAAATGTTCAGGGAAAAAACATGTACCTGGCGCGATGGATGGATCGGGCTGCACTGCAAGCTGAAGCGATCCACGATCAGAGATCAGCCGCACCTTCGTACCATCCTGCATCCCCAGACGTTCCATATCCCGTATATTCATCCGCAATTTCCCGGTGTTGGGAGCAATCTTGATCAGTCCGGATGCTTGCGTCGACAGCTTTCCTGAATGCATCAACAACTGCCCCATGATCAACATAAAGGGGCGTGCACGTTCCACAGAGGCTTGGCTCGTACGGTAACGACTTTTCACCTCTTCCACATACCCATTGGACAGATGCTGATCGAGCGCGGGCGCCAATTTTCGAGGTTGACCAAGATTATAATACCCGGGAAGGAGCTTCATGATTTCGCTCTGAATATCGTTGGCTGATTGGTATTCCCATCGGCAACCCATGGCATTGGCGAGGGCCGTCATGATGTGCCAGTCAGGCAAGCTTTCTCCCAAGGGATCCATCGCTTGGCGAATCCGAAGAACGCGACCTTCAAAGTTCGTAAAGGTCCCGTCCTTTTCTGCATAGGTACAAGCAGGAAGCACAAAATCGGCAATCTTTGCCGTCTCAGTTAGAAAAGGATCTTGCACGACTAACAGTTCCAAACGCTCAAGTGCAGCCCGTACTTCCATGGAGGCAGGGAACGTTGCCAGAGGATTTTCCCCGAGCACGTAGAGGGCCCTAATCTGGCCACTCTTACACTTTTTCAGAATCTCAACCAGATGTGCTCCCGATCCGATCGAGGGAAGCGACACGTCCCATGCCCTGGAAAAACGGTCCCGAGCGGATGGGTCATCAAAACGAGCCTGTCCGGGGAGGAACTCCGGGGCCACGCCCATATCCACAGCCCCCTGCTCGTTCGGCTCTTCGGTCACGGTATTCACACCACACCCCGGTCGCCCGATCTTCCCGGTAATCCAAGCAAGATCCATCAGCTTGAGGATGTTCTGATAGCCATTCGTTCTCCTGACAATCCCTTCCGCACACAGAATGATGGATCTTGGCGATTCGGCAAAAATAGAGGCGATGTCTTTGAACGTCTCAACGGTGAGCCCTGTCTGAGCAGAGACATCTTCCAGCGTTAAATTCGCTACCGCATTCTTAAGCTCTTCAAACGCCGCAGGATGTTTACTGACAGCTGCTTCGTCCACCAGATCATAGGCAATCGACGCCTTCACGAGGCCATCGATCACCGCTCCTTCGCTTCCGGGCTTGATCAAGAATGGATGCGATGCCAGCTTGGCCATATTCGTGATGGCACTGTCGAGCGTGACGACCTGAGCCTTGTAGACCCGGATCGCCTCTTTGATTCGTACGGCGGTCAACGGGTTCGTTTCCGTGATGTTGGAACCAATCACAATGATGGCCTTCGCCTTCGTCAAATCCTCCCAATCGTTCGATGTCCTCCCTACTCCGATGGCATGCTTGGAGGCGAGCACAAAATTCATGTGCCCATAGCGCGCACTGCTGTCGAGCTGGTTTGTGCCGAAACCGGTGCGCATCAGCTTTTGGAACACATACAGCTCTTCGTTGGTGCAGCGCGCCGTCGCCAAGCCCGCGATGGCATCAGCACCATGCTTTTGCTTAATCTCGGTAAACCGATCTACCAGGGCGTGCATGGTCTCCAACCACGACTTTTCGACCAATTGGTCGCCTTCACGAACCAACGGCTGCACAAGCCTGTGCTGACTATCGAGATACTCGAATCCAAAACGCCCCCGTACACAGAGCCCTCCGTGGCCCTTCGCAGTTTCAGAACGATCCCCCCATTTATTTTTCCAGGACAATGGAGATGAGACGCGGATCACTTCCGTATCCTTCGTTTCCAAGTGCAGCTGACAGCCATCCCCACAGTAATTACAGGTCGTGGTCGTCTTCTTCATCTGCCAGGGTTTGTACAGATACTTGGAAAACTTGTTCGTGATCGCTCCAACGGGACAGACCGCTAGGCAATCCCCGCAGAATTCGCAGTCGAGAGCCAGGTCGCCTTTCGGGACCACCTGATTGAACCCACCCTTCTTCATGAACTGCAGCGCGTCGATCATCAACACATCTTTGCAAACATTGATGCACTCTGCGCACGCGATGCAACGATTCATATTGAAATCAAGGACCGGACTACGCGTGTCCTCCGGGATGAATTTCTGCTTGGCGTTGGCCAGGTTTGTTACCCCGTGCTGGAAGGCCATGTCCTGTAATTCACAGTGCCCATCTGCATCACATACCGGGCAATCAAGAGGATGCACGGAGAGATGTTTCTCGACGGCTTTCTTACGCGCCAGGAACAAGTCCTCTCCCTCCGTTCGGATCACCATTCCCGCTGCTGCCTTGGCCGTACAGGAGCGCACAGGGGCCTTCTTCCCCTCTTGCATCACCAGACACATCCCGCAGGAACCGAACGGATCGAACGTGTAGTGGTAGCACATGGCCGGGATGATCTTGCCGGTCATTGAGATGACGTCATACAACGACACGCCATCCTTAGCCGTCACCGATTTTCCGTCGATGCTCAGCTCGATCGTTGTCGATTCAACATCGGGGTTCGTAGCTGGCTTGAGTCCCATCGTGTTACACCCTGTCTCGGCTTCTTTCCTTATCCGTGCCCACTACCGACCAAACACTGCCTATCTCCCGCACGCTTCACCACGCAGTCTTATCGATCACATTCACCCATTACAATATCGTAGGTACCAAAAATCGTACAGGCATCCGAGATCATATAACCTCGAGCCATGTGGTCAAACGCACCCATGTGCACGAACGATGGGGCGCGGATCTTCAGCCGATATGGCTTTCCACCTCCCGTACTGACGATGTAAAAGCCCAGCTCGCCCTTGTGTGCCTCAGTCCCGCAGTAAATTTCTCCAGGCGGCGCATCGAACCCCTGTGAAAAGAGTTTAAACTGCTGGATCATCGCCTCTAAGTTGGTGAAGACTCGTTCTTTCGGCGGGAGGGTCACGCTTGGAGCATCCGCCATAATGGGCCCTTCCTGCATCTGTTCCAGACATTGCCGAATAATTTTGACACTTTCATAGAGTTCCATCACTCGGATCCAATACCGATCATACGTATCGCCGTTTTTCCCGACCGGCACGCTGAACTCACACTTTGGATACGCGCTATAGGGTTCATACTTGCGCAAGTCGTAGTCCACCCCTGATCCGCGGAGCACAGGGCCGCTCAACCCAAAACTAACCGCGTCTTCGGCAGAAATGACGGCAACCCCTTTCGTACGCCCGATCCAAATGCGGTTCTTCTCAAGGAATACCTGATATTCATCGATCTTCGCCGGGAAATAGTCTAAAAACTGTTTAAGCTTGTCGATCAACGCCGGCGTCAAGTCACGCTCCACCCCGCCGATTCGATACCAACTGGTTGTCAGGCGAGCGCCGCACAGTTCGTTGAACCAATCGAGCAGTATTTCTCGATCCCGAAACGTATAAAAAAAGACGGTCATGGCGCCGATATCAAGCGCCTGGGCACCCAGCCAAAATTGGTGACCGATAATGCGTTGGACTTCCGCGACAATCGTTCGAAGATATTCCGCCCGCTCCGGCACCTGCAGGTTCAAGAGTTTTTCGACGGCACGGCAGTAGGCAAAGTTGTTATACATCGCGCAGACGTAGTCCAACCGATCCGTATGTGGGATGAATTGATGGTAGGTTCCGTCTTCTGCGAGCTTTTCGACCCCACGATGGAGATAGCCCATCACCGGAGTAGATTTCACCAGCCGCTCCCCCTCCAACTCGAGAATCACCTTCAGCACACCGTGCGTACTTGGATGCTGAGGCCCCATATTGAGCAAGAGCTCCTCGGTTCGCAGCGTCGGAAGGCTCTCGCTTTCCGGATGCTCTGGATCGATCTTATAGACGGTGGTTCTTTGGTCTTCGAAAGCCATATACTTTCAGAATCCTACCGGGACACTTCATCCAGAAATTCAAACGTGTCTCGCCAGCCCTTGCCACGCAAGGGAAAATCTTTTCGCAACGGATACCCCTCGGTATAATCATCCGGCATAAGGATTCGACGGAGATCCGGATGATTTCGGAATCGGATACCCATCATGTCATAAACCTCGCGCTCCATGAAGTCGGCACCTTTCCAAAGGTCCGTCAAGGAATCAACCGCGCAATCCGACTCAGACACTCGAGTCTTGAGCCTGATACGATGACGTTTTCGAATGGAGTAGAACTCCCACACAACCTCGAATCGTTCTTCATCATCCGGCCAATCGACGGAGCTCACGTGGACGATGTAGTCAAAATCCATCCATGGATCGTCTCGCATGAACTGGGCAACCTCATGAAGCTTGTCCCGCGAAACGGCCACAACCACATCACCGCGCCATTCCCCCAAACTGGTAATTCCCGACGAAAAAGCCTGTTGAATTCGATCGAGTAATGGATGCATGCGATGGTCAGACTTTCAAATTCGCCTTGATCTGATCAGGTTGAGTCACAAACACGCGCTTCTGCATAATGCGCTCTTGTAGTTTGAGAATCCCATCCAACAGGGCTTCCGGAGTCGGAGGGCAGCCGGGCACATAAATATCGACGGGAATGAATCGATCCACTCCCTGCACAACGGGATAGCTGTCATAAATATTGCCCGAGGTGGAACAGGAACCCATTGCAATCACATACTTAGGCTCCGGCATCTGATCGTAGATCTTTCTGATCACCGGCGCCATTCGACGGCATACCGTCCCGGCGACAATCATCAAATCAGACTGCCTGGGGGAACCGCGGAACACGCCCGCCCCAAATCGGTCCATATCGTACCGTGAAGAGACGGCGGCAATCATTTCAATCGCACAACAAGCCAGACCAAAAGTCATAGGCCAGAGGGAGCCCTTTCTCGCCCAGTTCACAGCTTTTTCCAGAGAGCCTGTAATGACGTCCGGAGCCCCATCTTTTTCATGTCGTCCTAACTGAATCAGTCCCATACAGCCCTCAGTCCCACTCCAATGCCCCTTTGCGCCAAGCATAGACGTATGCCACGACGAAAAGGCCGATAAAGATGAGCATCTCGACTAGCCCAATGATCCCAATCTTCTTAAAAACAACCGCCCACGGGTAGAGAAAGATGACCTCAATATCAAAAATGACAAACAGCATCGCAAAAATGTAATACCGGACAGGGAATGGCATGCGCGCATCGGAAAATGGTTCAGACCCACACTCATAAGTCGTCAATTTTTCTGGTTCCGGGTACCTAGGTTGAACAAAATGACTGATGAGCAACGTCACCATTCCAAATATCAAAGTCACAAAAATAAACAGAAGAATTGGGAAGTACTTAGTCAGGTACGCAATGAGAATTTCAGCGCCGTCCATCCCCATCTTCTTTCACAAAGCATTGACCTGGAAAGGGTATTCCTCAACCGATTTGAGGAATCTTAGTGCCCAGCTCTCGGGGATAGCAAGAGAACAAAGGACCTAATTGCCATCGAGCCGAAAGCCCTAGCAATAAATGACAGGGCGTGGGGCACCGTTGCGAGGGCGTCACTGGCCTTCTACGGAATCACCCCTCTGAGGCTGGATCCTGATTGACATCTGGATCGATGCGAGAAGGCTCGGACCTGAACGGCTGGGCACCATCCCATTCTATTTGTAAGGGAGAAAAGATCTTGATCGTTCGGCGCCGGTGGATCTGTGTCTCGATTCGATGCTTCGTGCTGAACCACTTAGCTAGGGAGACTGGTTGCTTATGCGTCTTCACGTCTTCAGCACTCCGACAAGATTTCTGGGGAGGATGCCCCTGCACTCCCTCCGACCTCAAGGTAACACTGAGAGGAAATGCGGGTCAAACTCGATCAATCATGCTCAAATTCTTGACAATGCAGCGCCTTTTGCTATGGTTTTCCAAAGGACTCTAGCCTAAAAGGAACGACCTATGAAAACCGTGGCATGCCTTGTCTTAATCCTGTGTCTGAGCCTGAGCGTCTCACTCGATGGGGCACACGCCCAGGTTTCAGAGGTCGAATCCGTTCGGTTGGGTGATCGCGCGCTGGCATTCGCCAGCGGCTCCATCCAGAAAACATCCTCAATGGACGGGACCGTGAACTTGGTAACCGGCGATAATCAATCCTCGGGTAATCGAATGCTCTTGGGCAGGCAAGACCCGCTCTATCTTAAATTAAACAACTCAACTGACGTGGCAGTTGGAGATCTCTTTACGGTCTATCGCCGGGTTCGGAAGGTGTTCCACCCAGTCACTGGAGAATACCTTGGTTTTGTTGTGAATCGATCGGCAATCGTGAAAGTCACGGCTGCCAGTCATGCCCTTACCACAGCGAAGGCCGTTATCAGCTACGGACCTATCTCTCCAGGCGACCGAGTAGTGCGGTTTGTTGCTCAAACGGCAGATATCGAACCAAGCCCCGTGGAACACGTTTCCGATCTCGAAGGGATGATCGTTGAACTCCAAGCGGACCGATCGATGACGCTGGTAGCCCAATCGAATGTTGTGTACTTGGATCGAGGGTGGGAAGATGGATTGAAATCCGGCGATCTTCTCGATATCCAGCGTCAGAGCGCAGGACTTCCTCCGCGAACAATCGGCCAACTCAAGGTGCTGACGACTGAACCACGCACCGCTGTCGCCAAAGTCCTGAGGGTCACTACTCGGGTTATGAAAGGAGATCGGTTCAAGTTCCTTGAAGCCTCCAAACCTATGCTGCCGCCCGTCGCAACAAACGAGGACTTGTCCGCGACACAACAGGCGACAGAAGTCACTCCGGTTGATCTGGTATCCGGCAAGCTGGCAATCCAGGATGAGGCTGGTCAGAGCCGTCTCAATCTTGGTGAAATGGCCAAGTTCCTGCGCTACGACTCTGGAGACGCGGCCATTAAAACTGAAAATTACCCGATCCTGGATCAGTTGATCGAATACCTGCGGACCACTGACGATATGAGGCTGATCCGAATCGAAGGTCATACGGATAATGTAGAGATCGGCCCCTCTCTCAAATCCCGGTATCCCAACAACTTGGAATTGTCTAAGGTACGCGCCAACGGGGTCCTTCGGTATCTGCTGGAGAAAGGTGGAGTGGAGCCATCTCGTCTTAATGCGGTGGGGCTTGGGGACACCAAGCCAGTGGCCACAAATTCTGTTGAGGAAGGTCGTACGAAAAATCGGCGGGTGGAAATTCTCCTGTACAATCCAGTCGCTGATCCTTCAACGCCTACATCCGATGCAAACACTCACGCACAATCTTCGGGTGGCAATCTTTCAACTCTAACTGCACGTGATAGCGACGACCAACAGACCTCCGCTCATGCCGGTTCAGACGATCCCGCTCGTTCGGGAACCCTGTCGCTGGGTGATTCTTCACAAACTTCTGGAAGCGATGGGTCAAACACGGACAACGGCTCTGATCCGAGTGGTCCACCGACGGCAGACACAGATAAGCAAGATCTGCCTCAACAACCCGCTACCGGGACACCAGCGGACTAGTTTCAACCGAAACCAGGAGCTCTGCGAAAGTGAAGTTCCTGGTTTCCCTCCATGCATCAACCAAACCTCTCCAGCAGGCATGCCGCGATACCCGATGTTCTTCGTAGTTCTTCACTGATAGAATGCAGAATGGTTTCCGATACAGACTCGACCGCCATGAGGCGAAGTAATCCGCTCTATGCGGATGTCATTGTCCCACGTCATATCGAACGAGCTTTCACCTACCTAGTTCCCTCCACTTTAGCTCAAGCCATTAGCGTTGGAAGCCGTGTCCTTGTTCCATTTGGCCGTGTGATGCTGGAAGGAGCGGTTGTTTCGCTCACGCATGAGCTTCCAGCCGAGATAAGAACCGCCTCTCTTAGGGAAATCTCTTCTCTCGTACAGGATGGACGGAATCCGTTACTGTCCCCCAAGCTGTTCCAACTCTCTCGCGACATTGCTTCCTACTACGTTGCACCTTGGGGACAATGTCTTCGACTAGTATCTTCCCCA
The sequence above is drawn from the Nitrospira sp. genome and encodes:
- a CDS encoding OmpA family protein, which produces MKTVACLVLILCLSLSVSLDGAHAQVSEVESVRLGDRALAFASGSIQKTSSMDGTVNLVTGDNQSSGNRMLLGRQDPLYLKLNNSTDVAVGDLFTVYRRVRKVFHPVTGEYLGFVVNRSAIVKVTAASHALTTAKAVISYGPISPGDRVVRFVAQTADIEPSPVEHVSDLEGMIVELQADRSMTLVAQSNVVYLDRGWEDGLKSGDLLDIQRQSAGLPPRTIGQLKVLTTEPRTAVAKVLRVTTRVMKGDRFKFLEASKPMLPPVATNEDLSATQQATEVTPVDLVSGKLAIQDEAGQSRLNLGEMAKFLRYDSGDAAIKTENYPILDQLIEYLRTTDDMRLIRIEGHTDNVEIGPSLKSRYPNNLELSKVRANGVLRYLLEKGGVEPSRLNAVGLGDTKPVATNSVEEGRTKNRRVEILLYNPVADPSTPTSDANTHAQSSGGNLSTLTARDSDDQQTSAHAGSDDPARSGTLSLGDSSQTSGSDGSNTDNGSDPSGPPTADTDKQDLPQQPATGTPAD
- the ndhC gene encoding NADH-quinone oxidoreductase subunit A; amino-acid sequence: MDGAEILIAYLTKYFPILLFIFVTLIFGMVTLLISHFVQPRYPEPEKLTTYECGSEPFSDARMPFPVRYYIFAMLFVIFDIEVIFLYPWAVVFKKIGIIGLVEMLIFIGLFVVAYVYAWRKGALEWD